The following are encoded in a window of Dioscorea cayenensis subsp. rotundata cultivar TDr96_F1 chromosome 16, TDr96_F1_v2_PseudoChromosome.rev07_lg8_w22 25.fasta, whole genome shotgun sequence genomic DNA:
- the LOC120279374 gene encoding putative disease resistance protein RGA3, giving the protein MAMIVDAFAGKLVGRLGNVIEEKAIMVLGVKDELQRLRRRMETLARVLKDAERRRIQDEAVKGWVEELKDVMYDAEDIIDLCMIQGMGLLQDDDHHTNQLAESSAAALTRVPCCNFPLFSCVRSVPFRYEIADKIKSLNDRLSEISDDKDKFNFIISSKSISDDAYVMNEASYHQSSFLPESDIVGRDIIDATNSLVELLVSQHQQTCRLFAIVGMGGIGKTTLAQLIYNDSKINDDFVLHSWICVSKFYTSMTDLLKELIRNVGGTCGEATTTAELQKILCDVLDGKSLFLVLDDVWDADVWIDLIKNPVERTTTKCRVMVTTREWNTARKMGAIDIHNVNKLPLNFAWELLCKKVFTNNDESEIQRMKDIGMQIVEKCDGLPDAIKVIAGVLITKDQKLKENGRMFLTVMLGLLQVFQKSFKEHYT; this is encoded by the coding sequence atggCGATGATTGTGGATGCATTTGCTGGAAAGCTGGTGGGGAGGCTGGGTAATGTCATTGAAGAGAAGGCCATCATGGTGTTAGGGGTCAAGGATGAACTCCAAAGGCTCCGGAGAAGGATGGAAACACTCGCACGTGTGCTCAAGGATGCTGAGAGGAGGAGGATCCAAGATGAGGCTGTCAAAGGTTGGGTGGAGGAGCTGAAAGATGTTATGTATGACGCCGAAGACATCATTGATCTTTGCATGATACAGGGTATGGGCCTCTTGCAAGATGATGATCATCATACTAATCAGCTGGCTGAGTCAAGTGCTGCTGCCTTAACACGGGTACCATGCTGTAACTTCCCTCTGTTCTCTTGTGTGCGCAGTGTGCCATTTCGCTATGAGATTgctgataaaattaaaagtctGAATGATAGATTAAGTGAGATATCTGATGATAAGGATAagtttaatttcataatttcttcTAAATCAATTAGTGATGATGCATATGTCATGAATGAAGCTTCCTATCACCAGAGTTCCTTCTTACCAGAATCTGATATTGTGGGTCGGGATATTATAGATGCTACTAACAGTCTTGTTGAATTATTAGTCTCTCAGCATCAACAGACATGCCGCCTTTTTGCGATTGTTGGCATGGGGGGTATCGGCAAAACTACTCTAGCACAATTGATATATAATGATTCCAAGATAAATGATGATTTTGTGTTGCATTCATGGATTtgtgtttcaaaattttacacATCAATGACTGACTTGTTGAAGGAACTCATAAGAAATGTTGGAGGTACTTGTGGAGAGGCAACAACAACCGCAGAGTTACAAAAAATACTATGTGATGTTTTAGATGGGAAGAGCTTATTTCTAGTTTTAGATGATGTTTGGGATGCAGATGTATGgattgatttaataaaaaatccagTTGAAAGAACAACGACAAAATGCAGAGTTATGGTTACGACAAGAGAATGGAACACTGCTAGAAAAATGGGGGCAATTGATATCCACAATGTCAACAAACTACCTTTGAATTTTGCTTGGGAATTGCTATGCAAGAAAGTTTTCACAAATAATGATGAGAGTGAGATTCAGAGAATGAAGGATATAGGGATGCAGATTGTTGAGAAATGCGATGGTCTTCCCGATGCAATAAAAGTCATTGCGGGTGTTCTTATAACAAAAGACCAAAAACTAAAAGAGAATGGCAGAATGTTCTTAACAGTAATGCTTGGACTATTACAGGTCTTCCAAAAGAGCTTCAAGGAGCACTATACTTGA
- the LOC120279436 gene encoding phospholipase D alpha 4, which produces MEKEQTLKFLHGTIEATIFNATPPSSSCSFNCAFLGKEPAYVTIKLGETKVAETSREIDRIWNQSFRILCAHPSNATLEFTLRTKISVLGYIIISANSHLSDVCFPLLTKKGKCNTQLKIKLSLKFNSAESDSKNLEFIDGATFPPRSNCRVILYQDAHHRSSFFPPNRAQTGKIYRPRRLWEDVFKAIDGAKHLIYIAGWSLNPKLVLVRDCDTEIARAQGITLGELLKRKAEEGVEVRIMLWDDETSINILKNQGVMRTHDEDAFNYFKNTKVVCKLRPRVQHKLIPTVFAHHQKTIMTDIGADFFEDDHKDEKCRHIISFVGGLDLCDGRYDTEEHSLFRTLNLKSHCCDFYQTSIHGAVISKGGPREPWHDVHACLVGEAALDVLTNFKQCWEKQCEPNSLLCYNKHLQSFTHPNNSFNWNVQVFRSIDKSSIKIQNNQSSVEHSIHDAYVKAIRSAKRFIYIENQYFIGGCHLWSKDRHSGCKNLIPLEIALKVAKKIKERDRFAVYIVIPMWPEGTPESETVQDILHWTRLTMEMMYRVIGEAIVKSGVEAHPRDYLNFFCLANREIESCDEFVPPCSPPHSTNYSKSQKSRRFMIYVHSKLMIVDDEYIIIGSSNVNQRSMDGERDTEIAIGGYQHKFHDSKTNNGDVHDFRMSLWYEHFGEIEDIFLQPESIDCVKRILKIGDEMWKIYSGDEVIAMGGKHIVNYPINVSKNGVVDDLIEINGVFPDTKALIKGRRSRALPPICTT; this is translated from the exons atggagaaagaacaAACACTCAAATTCCTTCATGGAACCATAGAAGCCACCATTTTCAATGCCACACCTCCAAGCTCAAGTTGCTCCTTCAAT TGTGCATTCCTCGGCAAAGAGCCGGCCTACGTGACGATCAAACTGGGTGAGACAAAGGTAGCAGAGACAAGCCGTGAAATCGATCGAATTTGGAACCAAAGTTTTCGAATTCTTTGTGCTCATCCTTCAAATGCAACCTTAGAGTTCACTCTCAGGACGAAAATTTCGGTTTTGGGATACATTATAATCTCTGCAAACTCACATCTCAGTGATGTTTGTTTCCCTCTTTtaacaaagaaaggaaaatgcaATACACAACTGAAAATCAAACTGTCTTTGAAGTTCAACTCTGCAGAATCTGACAGTAAAAATTTGGAATTTATTGATGGTGCTACATTTCCACCAAGATCAAACTGTCGAGTTATTTTGTATCAGGATGCTCATCATCGGAGTTCGTTTTTCCCACCGAACCGTGCTCAAACCGGGAAAATTTACCGCCCGAGGAGGCTATGGGAGGATGTTTTCAAAGCCATTGATGGAGCTAAGCATTTGATTTATATCGCTGGATGGTCACTCAATCCTAAATTGGTTCTT GTTCGAGATTGTGATACGGAAATAGCGCGAGCACAAGGGATTACATTAGGTGAGCTCTTGAAGCGGAAAGCCGAAGAGGGAGTAGAGGTGAGGATCATGCTATGGGATGATGAAACCTCCATTAACATTCTCAAGAATCAAGGTGTTATGCGAACACACGACGAAGATGCTTTCAACTacttcaaaaatacaaaagttGTGTGTAAATTGCGGCCGAGAGTGCAACACAAGTTAATCCCAACAGTCTTTGCTCATCATCAGAAAACAATCATGACCGACATTGGTGCAGATTTCTTCGAAGATGATCACAAGGATGAGAAATGTAGACACATTATCAGCTTTGTCGGAGGGTTGGACCTTTGTGATGGTCGGTACGATACTGAAGAACATTCATTGTTTAGAACACTGAACTTAAAATCACATTGCTGTGATTTTTATCAAACAAGCATTCATGGAGCAGTGATCAGTAAAGGAGGACCAAGAGAACCATGGCATGATGTTCATGCTTGTCTAGTTGGAGAAGCAGCTCTTGATGTTCTAACAAACTTCAAACAATGTTGGGAGAAACAATGTGAGCCTAATTCTCTTCTTTGTTATAACAAACACTTGCAATCTTTCACTCATCCAAATAATTCTTTCAATTGGAATGTCCAAGTATTTAGATCAATTGATAAATCTTCTATAAAGATACAAAACAATCAAAGTTCAGTAGAACATAGCATTCATGATGCTTATGTTAAAGCAATAAGAAGTGCAAAGAGATTCATCTACATTGAAAATCAATACTTCATTGGAGGATGTCATTTGTGGAGCAAAGATCGGCATAGTGGGTGCAAGAACTTGATACCTTTGGAGATTGCACTCAAGGTGGCAAAAAAGATCAAAGAACGGGATCGGTTCGCAGTGTATATAGTGATACCGATGTGGCCGGAAGGCACGCCAGAGAGTGAAACAGTTCAGGACATACTACATTGGACTAGACTCACAATGGAGATGATGTATAGAGTTATAGGTGAAGCCATTGTAAAGAGTGGTGTTGAAGCTCATCCAAGGGATTACTTGAACTTCTTTTGCCTCGCAAATAGAGAAATCGAGTCTTGTGATGAGTTTGTTCCTCCTTGCTCTCCTCCGCACTCGACGAACTATTCCAAGTCTCAGAAAAGCCGGCGATTCATGATCTATGTCCACTCCAAACTCATGATCG TGGATGATGAGTACATCATCATCGGCTCGTCGAATGTGAACCAAAGATCAATGGACGGAGAACGGGACACCGAAATCGCGATCGGAGGCTACCAACATAAATTTCATGACAGTAAAACAAACAATGGTGATGTCCATGATTTCAGAATGTCACTTTGGTATGAACATTTTGGTGAAATTGAGGATATATTTCTGCAACCAGAGAGCATAGACTGTgtgaaaagaatactaaaaattGGTGATGAAATGTGGAAAATTTACAGTGGAGATGAAGTGATTGCAATGGGAGGAAAACATATTGTGAATTATCCAATCAATGTATCAAAGAATGGtgttgttgatgatttaattgaGATTAATGGTGTGTTTCCTGATACAAAAGCATTGATTAAAGGAAGGAGATCAAGAGCTCTTCCCCCAATTTGTACTACTTGA